Sequence from the Rhodanobacter sp. genome:
GAGGCCGAGCGCTGGTTGCTGGACACCGTGCGCCGCCACGCGCAGAACGCCGGCATTGGCATGCCCGAGGTGGCGGTCTACGACGCGCCGGAGATGAACGCCTTCGCCACCGGCATGACGAAGAACAGCTCGATGGTGGCGGTGAGCACCGGCTTGCTGCAGCAGATGGACCGCGAGCAGGTCGCCGCGGTGCTCGGTCACGAGATCGGCCACATCGCCAATGGCGACATGGTGACCATGACCCTGATCCAGGGCGTGCTGAACACGCTGGTGATCCTGGCCGCCCGCGTGGTGGGACGGCTGGTGGACAGCTGGCTGTCCGGCGGCCGCGACGACAACCGCGGCGGCAGCGGCATCGGCTACTTCGTCACCGTGATGGTGCTGCAACTGGTGTTCGGCCTGTTCGCCTCGATGATCGTGATGGCCTTCTCGCGCTGGCGCGAATTCCACGCCGATGCCGCCGGCGCCAAGCTGGCCGGCCGCGGCGCGATGATTTCCGCGCTGCAGCGGTTGCAGGCGGGGCATGGCGAGAACTCGCTGCCCAAGACGCTGGCTGCGTTCGGCATCTCCGACCGCATGGGCAGCGGCTTGCAGCGCCTGTTCATGAGCCACCCGCCGCTGGAAGAACGCATCGCGGCGCTGCAGAACGCCGGTTAATGGGTGCGCTCCTCCGTGAGCGCAAAGAACAAACCGGCGTCCGTGCCGGACTTTTCGAGAAGCCAAATCCATGAATACAGCTGCTACCGAAACCCGCAAATTCGAAGCCGAAGTCGCCCAGGTGCTGCACCTGGTCACGCATTCGCTGTACTCGCACAAGGAGATCTTCCTGCGCGAGCTGGTCTCCAACGCCTCCGATGCCTGCGACAAGCTGCGCTTCGAAGCGCTGGGCAAGCCCGAGTTGCTGGAAGGCGGCGGCGAGCTGCACATCGACGTGAGCTGGGACGAGGCCGCGCGCACCATCACCGTGCGCGATAACGGCATCGGCATGACGCGCGACGAGGTGGTGGCCAACATCGGCACCATCGCCAGCTCCGGCACGCGCCGCTTCCTCGAAGCGATGAGCGGTGAGCAGAAGGCCGACGCGCGCCTGATCGGCCAGTTCGGCGTGGGTTTCTATTCCGCCTTCGTGGTGGCCGACAAGGTCACCGTGCTCACCCGCCGTGCCGACGCGCCGGCGGGCGAGGGCGTGAAGTGGGAAAGCGACGGCAAGGGCGAGTACGCGCTGGAGCCGGTCGAGCTGGCCGAGCGCGGTACCGCGGTGACCCTGCATCTCAAGGCCGACGAGGATGAGTTCCTCAAGGCCTGGCAGCTGAAGTCGCTGATCCGCAAGTATTCCGACCACGTGGCCTTCCCGATCCGTGTTCCCGTCGAGAAGGACGGCAAGCCCACCGACGAGTGGGAAACCGTCAACGACGCCTCCGCGCTGTGGGCCAAGCCGCGCAACGAGATCAGCGACGACGACTACAAGGCGTTCTACAAATCGCTGGGCCACGACTTCAACGATCCGCTGGCGTGGACCCACAACCGCGTCGAAGGCAGCCAGAGCTTCACCACCCTGCTCTACATCCCGGCGCAGCCGCCGTTCGACCTGATGATGGGCGGGCGCGACGAGCGCAAGGGGCTCAAGCTCTACATCAAGCGCGTCTTCATCATGGACGCGGCCGAGGAGTTGCTGCCGAACTACCTGCGTTTCGTGCGTGGCGTGGTGGATGCGGACGATCTTCCGCTCAACGTCAGCCGCGAGATCCTGCAGCACAACCGCCAGCTGGAGCGCATCAAGGCCGCCTGCGTGAAGCGCGTGCTGGACCTGATCGAGAAGCTGGCCAAGGACGAACCGGAGAAGTTCGCCACCTTCCTCAAGGCCTTCGGCAACACGCTCAAGGAGGGCATCAGCGAGGACGCGAGCAACCGCGAGCGCATCGCCAAGCTGCTGCGCTTTGCGTCCACCAAGGGCGAGGGCGCGAAGCAGACGGTAGCGCTGGACGACTACATCGGCCGCATGGCGGTGGGCCAGGACGCGATCTGGTACATCACCGCCGACAGCTATGCCGCCGCCGCCGGCAGCCCGCAGCTCGAAGCCTTCCGCGCCAAGGGCATCGAGGTGCTGCTGATGTTCGACCGCATCGACGAGTGGATGGTCGGCTACCTGGGCGAATACGAAGGCAAGAAGCTGCGCAACGTCGCCAAGGGCGAGTTGCCGCTGGACGAGGCCGGCAAGCAGGAGCAGGAAGCGGCGGCAAAGGAGGCCGAGCCGCTGCTCAAGCGCCTCAAGGATCTGCTGGGCGACCGCGTGGGCGACGTGAAGGTGTCCGCGCGCCTCACCGATTCACCGTCCTGCCTCGCGCTCAGCGACTACGACATGGCGCCGCACCTCGCGCGCCTGCTGCGCGAGGCTGGCCAGGAGCTGCCCGACAGCAAGCCCACGCTGGAGATCAATCCGCGCCATGCACTGCTCAAGCGCGTCGAGGGCGAGAGCGACGACGCCAAGGCGAGCGATCTGGCGACCTTGTTGCTTGAGCAGGCGGAGATCGCCGCCGGTGCACAGCTGGCCGATCCGGCGGCATTCGTGAAGCGCATGAACCGGGTGTTGCTGGGCGGCTGAGCCTCCCCAGGCAAGCCGTATCGACGAAAAGGCCCGTCGCTTGCGACGGGCCTTCTTTTTGCGCGCGCAGACTCAGCGCGTGTGTTGCGGGGGAGTTTGCATCGCAGGCATGGGCTGACTGGTGCTCCTGACGGTGGTGCGATAGCCGTTGTAATACGGCTGCACGGGCAGGTGCGGGCGCATCTGCCGGATCTCCTGATTGGCCAGCGCCAGGCGGTCGCCGTCGAGGTGCACCCAGTACCACGAGCCCGGCGGTACCGGTTTGGCCGAGACATACGTGAAATAAGCGTCGTAGTCGCTCGCGCCGTTCGGTGTGGCATGCAGTGCCACGTTCAT
This genomic interval carries:
- the htpX gene encoding protease HtpX — translated: MRRIVLFLGTNLAVLFLLGIVCHLLGVDRMQAAQGFGGSTGLLVFAAVFGMGGAFISLAMSKWMAKMSTGARVIEQPANEAERWLLDTVRRHAQNAGIGMPEVAVYDAPEMNAFATGMTKNSSMVAVSTGLLQQMDREQVAAVLGHEIGHIANGDMVTMTLIQGVLNTLVILAARVVGRLVDSWLSGGRDDNRGGSGIGYFVTVMVLQLVFGLFASMIVMAFSRWREFHADAAGAKLAGRGAMISALQRLQAGHGENSLPKTLAAFGISDRMGSGLQRLFMSHPPLEERIAALQNAG
- the htpG gene encoding molecular chaperone HtpG, whose amino-acid sequence is MNTAATETRKFEAEVAQVLHLVTHSLYSHKEIFLRELVSNASDACDKLRFEALGKPELLEGGGELHIDVSWDEAARTITVRDNGIGMTRDEVVANIGTIASSGTRRFLEAMSGEQKADARLIGQFGVGFYSAFVVADKVTVLTRRADAPAGEGVKWESDGKGEYALEPVELAERGTAVTLHLKADEDEFLKAWQLKSLIRKYSDHVAFPIRVPVEKDGKPTDEWETVNDASALWAKPRNEISDDDYKAFYKSLGHDFNDPLAWTHNRVEGSQSFTTLLYIPAQPPFDLMMGGRDERKGLKLYIKRVFIMDAAEELLPNYLRFVRGVVDADDLPLNVSREILQHNRQLERIKAACVKRVLDLIEKLAKDEPEKFATFLKAFGNTLKEGISEDASNRERIAKLLRFASTKGEGAKQTVALDDYIGRMAVGQDAIWYITADSYAAAAGSPQLEAFRAKGIEVLLMFDRIDEWMVGYLGEYEGKKLRNVAKGELPLDEAGKQEQEAAAKEAEPLLKRLKDLLGDRVGDVKVSARLTDSPSCLALSDYDMAPHLARLLREAGQELPDSKPTLEINPRHALLKRVEGESDDAKASDLATLLLEQAEIAAGAQLADPAAFVKRMNRVLLGG